A DNA window from Arachis duranensis cultivar V14167 chromosome 3, aradu.V14167.gnm2.J7QH, whole genome shotgun sequence contains the following coding sequences:
- the LOC107480405 gene encoding uncharacterized protein LOC107480405 (The sequence of the model RefSeq protein was modified relative to this genomic sequence to represent the inferred CDS: added 67 bases not found in genome assembly) gives MSSKYPILANRPIDKWKVTELKEELKRRKLTTKGLKDDLIKRLDEALRVEREAAEASEKDEANGFNSDLSVLKDSQTEPVVAEVVDTIINDETVEMAEKGTSSLTKPVETVGAENISEVVDNDANKSDKLDNVAVPFDINSTAPAVNEEVEHMDSSVDINSTNVESSEIVHAPTMEIPTTTVTDSVSTEVVVSSHDSYSAEQQKDYGDSVTNQENNESKEHLDNKDSNSQLDNQDSKPQLECDLKLPGKDLMANYSVPENQVSEVSSSLGSQVKSDSISTNSVSINQKNELKDNIIAENVKLEQEIVRPDMVEEPSSRYDVAVYDEIQPMDVGELHEKKASDEDNNKSPELNKINSHNEDVGYPEKLNFDRSSGDDSMEEDLPEIKQVDSKFDDDELKDKGEHFEVPNVKEEGSTLVEGDGPSLEKGDDTSQDNHTPPVSLVEKRKFHEQSSDEINERAKRQRSWNSETQTVKSSDPQSPALRPVAAPKDEPATLKHILSRSDSSGKDDSLKERIVPPSQRAPTNSLRIDQFLRPFTLKAVQELLGKTGNVVSFWMDQIKTHCYVTYSSVEEATETRNAVYNLQWPPNGGRLLVAEYVDPQEVKMKLEPPPVPVASVNDGSAVPPVTLTPISLQPEPAVRRCREQAPAPSTLPPPPTPQSKTPPAAREQLPPLPENVDQPMVTLDDLFRKTRATPRIYYLPLSEEKVAAKLAARGRSIKK, from the exons ATGTCATCAAAATATCCAATTCTTGCCAATCGACCGATTGACAAGTGGAAGGTTACGGAGCTGAAAGAGGAGTTGAAGAGAAGGAAACTTACGACCAAAGGTTTGAAGGATGATTTGATCAAACGTTTGGATGAAGCTCTTCGCGTTGAAAGGGAGGCTGCCGAGGCTTCAGAGAAGGATGAGGCAAATGGTTTCAACAGTGATCTTTCTGTGCTAAAAGATTCGCAGACGGAGCCTGTAGTTGCTGAAGTTGTCGATACGATTATAAATGATGAAACAGTTGAAATGGCTGAAAAGGGTACTTCCAGTTTAACTAAACCAGTTGAAACCGTTGGtgctgaaaatatttcagaggttGTGGATAATGATGCCAACAAGAGTGACAAGCTGGACAATGTTGCTGTCCCATTTGACATTAATAGTACTGCACCTGCTGTGAATGAAGAAGTTGAACACATGGATTCATCTGTCGATATAAATTCTACAAATGTGGAGTCCTCAGAAATTGTTCATGCACCTACCATGGAGATACCCACCACTACGGTCACTGACAGTGTTTCAACGGAAGTAGTAGTCAGCAGTCACGATTCATATAGTGCAGAACAACAGAAGGACTATGGTGACTCGGTAACCAACCAGGAGAATAATGAGTCAAAAGAACATCTGGATAATAAGGACTCAAACTCGCAGCTGGATAATCAAGACTCGAAGCCCCAGCTGGAGTGTGACCTAAAGCTTCCCGGCAAGGATCTCATGGCCAACTATTCAGTTCCAGAAAATCAGGTATCTGAGGTCAGCTCTAGTTTAGGGTCTCAAGTAAAATCTGATTCTATTTCTACTAATTCCGTGTCAATTAATCAAAAGAATGAACTAAAGGATAATATAATTGCTGAAAATGTTAAATTAGAACAAGAGATTGTTAGGCCAGATATGGTGGAAGAACCATCATCCAGATATGATGTTGCTGTTTATGACGAAATACAACCAATGGATGTTGGAGAGCTACATGAGAAAAAGGCATCTGATGAGGATAATAACAAAAGTCCAGAGTTGAACAAGATCAATAGCCATAATGAAGATGTTGGGTATCCAGAGAAATTAAACTTCGATAGAAGCTCTGGTGATGACTCCATGGAGGAGGATTTGCCAGAGATTAAACAAGTTGATTCtaagtttgatgatgatgaactAAAAGACAAGGGAGAGCATTTTGAAGTTCCTAATGTGAAGGAGGAAGGTAGTACTTTAGTTGAGGGAGATGGTCCATCTTTAGAAAAAGGTGATGATACCAGCCAAGACAATCATACACCTCCAGTTTCTCTTGTTGAGAAACGAAAATTTCAtg AACAATCATCAGATGAGATTAATGAGCGTGCCAAGCGGCAACGAAGTTGGAACTCTGAAACACAAACAGTTAAAAGCTCAGATCCACAAAGTCCTGCTCTCAGGCCTGTTGCTGCACCAAAGGATGAGCCAGCTACTTTGAAGCACATCCTCTCCAGATCTGATTCCTCAGGGAAGGATGATTCACTCAAGGAGCGTATTG TTCCACCATCACAAAGGGCACCAACTAATTCCCTCAGGATTGATCAATTCCTACGCCCTTTTACTCTAAAAGCGGTGCAAGAACTTCTTGGTAAAACTGGGAATGTTGTCAGTTTCTGGATGGACCAAATAAAGACCCATTGCTATGTCACT TACTCATCTGTTGAAGAAGCCACTGAGACACGCAATGCTGTGTATAATCTGCAATGGCCTCCAAATGGTGGACGCCTTTTGGTTGCGGAATATGTCGATCCGCA CCTCCCGTAACACTGACACCCATTTCCTTACAGCCAGAGCCTGCCGTTCGTCGCTGCAGAGAGCAGGCACCTGCTCCATCTACCCTCCCTCCTCCACCAACACCACAGTCAAAAACCCCTCCAGCAGCAAGAGAACAGCTACCACCCCTTCCAGAGAATGTTGACCAACCTATGGTCACACTGGATGATCTGTTTCGCAAAACCAGAGCAACTCCTCGAATTTACTATCTACCTTTATCTGAAGAGAAAGTTGCAGCAAAACTTGCGGCACGGGGCAGAAGCATCAAGAAGTAG